In Bradyrhizobium erythrophlei, a single genomic region encodes these proteins:
- a CDS encoding thiamine pyrophosphate-binding protein, translated as MKKSAVEAVIRGLKRAGVSVVCYLPDSLFRELYPALDADPDIRTIRVTNEGEGAAICGGVFLSGKKAALVMENSGLRASVEPLARMGLGAGIPVVMLMSYRGELGENNWWAIPHGITMEPVLDALRIPYRVVREEDEIERAILDAYTWSYASYYHSAIALGGEVVR; from the coding sequence ATGAAGAAAAGCGCGGTCGAAGCCGTCATTCGCGGGCTGAAGAGAGCAGGCGTGAGCGTCGTCTGCTACCTGCCGGATTCGCTGTTTAGGGAACTGTACCCTGCGCTCGACGCGGACCCGGATATCCGCACCATCCGTGTCACCAACGAGGGCGAGGGCGCTGCGATTTGTGGCGGGGTTTTCCTGTCGGGCAAGAAGGCCGCGCTGGTGATGGAGAACTCCGGATTGCGCGCGTCCGTGGAACCGCTGGCCCGGATGGGGTTGGGAGCGGGAATTCCGGTCGTGATGCTGATGAGCTATCGCGGCGAGCTCGGCGAAAACAACTGGTGGGCCATTCCGCATGGCATCACCATGGAGCCGGTGCTGGACGCGCTGCGCATTCCCTATCGCGTGGTGCGCGAGGAGGACGAGATCGAGCGTGCGATTCTGGATGCCTATACCTGGTCGTATGCTTCCTACTACCACTCGGCGATCGCGCTCGGCGGTGAGGTGGTGCGATGA